From a region of the Tenggerimyces flavus genome:
- a CDS encoding phytanoyl-CoA dioxygenase family protein yields MLTDEQRRAFDEQGLLRLPGAVPRAEAERMAERIHAALATEEVARHNSDNEWLRTRPGGFKQLKKEGAFDAVLDSDVPAALDELFGVDAWTRPRGWGNPAVTYTTDAEWELPTGSWHVDMPPTEDGRSRSVTVFVILTELRPRGGGTLIVTGSHQLVRRFGQPDVHNRAQRRILGAIHPWLADLWGRKPLPDRRRRYVENGAVIEGVPVQVVELTGDPGDTFLMRGDTFHAVAPNALVEPRTMLIKGIPLQSPA; encoded by the coding sequence ATGTTGACCGACGAGCAGCGCAGGGCTTTCGACGAGCAGGGTCTGCTCCGTCTGCCCGGGGCCGTGCCGCGCGCCGAGGCGGAACGGATGGCCGAACGGATCCACGCCGCTCTGGCGACCGAAGAGGTGGCCCGCCACAACAGCGACAACGAGTGGCTCCGGACGCGGCCGGGCGGGTTCAAGCAGCTCAAGAAGGAAGGTGCCTTCGACGCCGTTCTCGACAGTGACGTGCCGGCCGCGCTGGACGAGCTGTTCGGCGTGGATGCGTGGACGCGACCGCGCGGCTGGGGCAATCCGGCCGTCACGTACACCACCGACGCCGAGTGGGAGCTGCCGACCGGCTCCTGGCACGTCGACATGCCGCCCACGGAGGACGGCCGGTCGCGCTCGGTGACGGTGTTCGTCATCCTGACCGAGCTGCGGCCTCGCGGCGGTGGGACGTTGATCGTCACGGGATCGCACCAGCTCGTCAGGCGCTTCGGCCAGCCCGACGTGCACAACCGGGCACAGCGCCGGATCCTGGGCGCGATCCACCCGTGGCTAGCGGATCTGTGGGGCCGTAAACCGTTACCGGACCGCCGCCGGCGCTACGTCGAAAACGGTGCCGTGATCGAGGGCGTTCCCGTCCAGGTCGTCGAGCTGACCGGCGATCCCGGCGACACGTTCCTCATGCGGGGCGACACGTTCCATGCCGTCGCCCCGAACGCCCTTGTCGAGCCGCGGACCATGCTGATCAAGGGCATCCCTCTCCAATCCCCGGCGTGA
- the fxlM gene encoding methyltransferase, FxLD system, with protein sequence MDAESLRMELVSTLRGEGTLTDPVVAAAMETVPRHVFVPEVPVERAYADQALVTKQNADGIPTSSASQPSIVAIMLEQLSLEPGMRVLEVGAGTGYNAALLAQIVGASELVTTVDIAADVVERARRGLDAAGYAAVRVLCGDGGRGAPNGAPYDRIIATVGAWDIPPAWFEQLAPGGILVLPLGIRGVQRSISFVNEGGVLRSKSVVPCGFMTMQGAFAGPARTYVIGTDPRLTVVVDDGRPVELPTLDAPPVRLPVAVSATGRELYESVDPWLALREPDYGRVYLEGHYGTGLGMVADGSLTHLAPFEEGVDRQVDAVELAVLGYGPSAASLAERLATSLLAWESAGRPSMEKLKIDVYPAGTPDSELAGRAVVDKHHTRLALTLPTD encoded by the coding sequence ATGGATGCGGAGAGCCTGCGGATGGAGCTCGTCTCGACGTTGCGGGGGGAAGGCACGCTGACCGATCCCGTCGTGGCGGCGGCGATGGAGACCGTGCCGCGGCACGTGTTCGTCCCCGAGGTGCCGGTCGAACGCGCGTACGCCGACCAGGCTCTGGTGACCAAGCAGAACGCCGACGGCATCCCGACGAGCTCGGCGTCGCAGCCGTCGATCGTGGCGATCATGCTCGAGCAGCTGTCGCTCGAACCCGGGATGCGCGTGCTGGAAGTCGGCGCCGGAACGGGCTACAACGCGGCTCTGTTGGCCCAGATCGTCGGCGCATCCGAGCTGGTGACGACCGTCGACATCGCCGCGGACGTGGTCGAACGCGCACGGCGTGGGCTGGACGCGGCCGGGTACGCCGCTGTGCGGGTGCTGTGCGGCGACGGCGGGCGAGGCGCGCCGAACGGTGCGCCGTACGACCGGATCATCGCGACCGTCGGTGCGTGGGACATCCCGCCGGCTTGGTTCGAGCAGCTCGCTCCCGGTGGGATTCTCGTGCTGCCGTTGGGGATTCGAGGCGTACAGCGGTCGATTTCGTTCGTGAACGAGGGTGGCGTGCTGCGGTCGAAGAGCGTGGTGCCTTGTGGGTTCATGACGATGCAGGGTGCCTTCGCGGGGCCGGCTCGGACGTACGTCATCGGGACGGATCCGCGGCTGACCGTGGTGGTCGACGACGGGCGGCCGGTCGAGCTGCCGACGTTGGACGCGCCGCCGGTGCGGCTTCCCGTGGCCGTGTCGGCGACGGGGCGCGAGCTGTACGAGAGCGTCGACCCCTGGCTGGCGCTGCGTGAGCCCGACTACGGCCGGGTCTACCTGGAGGGCCACTACGGGACCGGACTCGGGATGGTCGCCGACGGCAGCCTCACGCATCTGGCGCCGTTCGAGGAGGGTGTCGATCGCCAGGTGGACGCGGTGGAGCTGGCGGTTCTCGGGTACGGACCGTCCGCCGCCTCGCTGGCCGAACGGCTCGCGACCTCGTTGCTGGCTTGGGAATCCGCTGGTCGGCCGAGCATGGAGAAGCTGAAGATCGACGTCTACCCGGCCGGCACGCCCGACTCCGAGCTTGCCGGCCGGGCGGTCGTGGACAAGCACCACACCCGTCTCGCCCTCACGCTCCCCACCGATTAG
- a CDS encoding amino acid deaminase/aldolase: protein MTDDLRKAYDFATADLDPPFAVIDVDAFFANAADLVHRANGTPIRLASKSVRVRALLDEVLARPGFRGVMGFSLAEAIWLVRHGIDDVLIGYPTVDRSALLELAADEDLASRITLMIDDVAHLDFVASVLGSDHPVLRVCVDIDTSWQPFGLHIGARRSPIRTPDQAVALARAVVGRPGFKLVGLMTYEAQIAGLPDLNPVVRWMKSRSAAEIASRRAEVVAAVQAVMPLEFVNAGGTGSLETSGAGREVTELTAGSGLFAPALFDGYRSFHPRPAAAFALPVVRRPGPRVATLFSGGYAASGPAGRSRLPSPYLPAGLVTTVSEGAGEVQTPVRGVVADELRVGDRVWMRHAKAGEMCERFDVVHLVSGDQLVATVPTYRGEGHTFG, encoded by the coding sequence GTGACGGACGATCTACGCAAGGCGTACGACTTCGCAACCGCGGACCTCGATCCGCCGTTCGCGGTGATCGACGTGGACGCGTTCTTCGCGAACGCCGCCGACCTGGTGCACCGTGCGAACGGGACACCGATTCGCCTTGCCAGCAAGTCGGTTCGCGTACGCGCGCTGCTCGACGAGGTGCTGGCGCGGCCGGGGTTCCGTGGCGTGATGGGCTTCTCGCTCGCCGAGGCGATCTGGCTGGTAAGGCACGGCATCGACGACGTCCTCATCGGCTACCCGACCGTCGACCGTTCGGCGCTGCTGGAGCTGGCCGCCGACGAGGACCTGGCGAGCCGGATCACGTTGATGATCGACGACGTGGCGCACCTGGACTTCGTCGCGTCCGTGCTCGGGTCGGACCATCCGGTCCTACGGGTGTGCGTCGACATCGACACGTCGTGGCAGCCGTTCGGCCTGCACATCGGGGCTCGCCGGTCGCCGATCCGCACGCCCGACCAGGCCGTCGCGCTGGCGCGTGCGGTCGTCGGGCGGCCGGGGTTCAAGCTGGTCGGGCTGATGACGTACGAGGCGCAGATCGCCGGCCTGCCCGACCTGAACCCGGTCGTGCGGTGGATGAAGAGCCGCTCCGCGGCGGAGATCGCCTCGCGCCGCGCCGAGGTGGTGGCCGCTGTGCAGGCGGTGATGCCGCTGGAGTTCGTCAACGCCGGCGGCACCGGGAGCCTGGAGACGAGCGGCGCGGGGCGCGAGGTAACCGAGCTGACGGCCGGCTCGGGGCTGTTCGCGCCGGCGCTTTTCGACGGATATCGGTCCTTTCATCCGCGCCCGGCGGCCGCGTTCGCGCTGCCCGTCGTACGGCGGCCCGGTCCGCGGGTGGCGACGCTGTTCTCCGGCGGCTACGCGGCATCCGGTCCGGCGGGTCGGAGCAGGCTGCCGAGCCCGTACCTGCCGGCCGGGTTGGTGACGACGGTCAGCGAGGGCGCGGGCGAGGTGCAGACGCCCGTCCGCGGCGTGGTCGCGGACGAGCTGCGCGTCGGCGACCGGGTCTGGATGCGGCACGCGAAGGCCGGCGAGATGTGTGAGCGCTTCGACGTCGTTCACCTGGTGTCCGGTGATCAACTCGTCGCGACCGTGCCGACGTATCGCGGAGAGGGGCATACGTTCGGCTGA